The region AAGCTGGAGACGGAAATCAGGAGAAATCACATGGTGTTGTTGACACACAGCCAGCAAACTGATAgaagttgtgttgttgtggctAAGCCTAACAAAACCTGGAAACTAACACTGTGTCTTCATTCAAGGACGACTCCTGCCTCTGTGTGCGGCTTCTTATTGAAAATTGGCATACACTGCACTAATGATAAGAAACACCTCCGTTGTCTCTCTGGCACAGTTTTACAGAACACAACTGCTGTCTTTTTAGCCTAATAAAGTCAGTGCATggtaggggaaaaaaagggaaattcaTCAATAACTGTGTCCTTCAGGGTGTCAAGTCTCCTCCGACAAAACTGGAGGAATGCTGTCCCTGATCCCTGTATCCTGATGACTGCGTCCTGATTTCAGAGGGAAAGTGCCGTGGGGAATTTCCTGGTTTGGAAAGCCCAGCTCTGAGTGAGCGGGGGAGGAGCATGAGtataaaacagcaacatgtgGCTCAGAGGCTCAGTGTCAACGCTAAGCTTGCTTCCAATATGAAGCTTTACCTTCAGTCCGTCTGTCAGCTCGCCTTCCTGATCCTCTGCTGCGCTCTGATCGCAGGTAAGAATCTACAGATTGATCTATGCTTGTATCcgtgtgtttttctttgataagATCTGGATTCAGTAAAAATGTGGATTCTCGCTTTATTTGGGTAAAACTGTCTTTAACATGTGAACTTGCAGTAACTTAAATCCCTGCTCGTGTTGCACGGTATCGAATTAACCTGTAATCCCgttactgtgtctgtgcagtgagAGAGTCAGACAGCACGTTTGTCCCGGGAAGATGCttgtgcccacacacacaaccaggTGTCAGAGGGCAACTGAAAGAGCTCACAGTCTACCAAAAGAGCCCCAGCTGCAGCAAAATCACAGTCATGTGAGTACCAGatcctgctgacacacacattcccacacacgcacatccaGATGAATGTGACTCAAAGTGTggatttttacatgtgtttttcagAGTGACACTGAAGAGTAACAACGAGCAAGTGTGTCTGAATCCAGAGGCGCCGATGGGCAGACAGCTTACTCGCTGCTGGAATAGGTGAGCGCCTTGATCAGTGAAACTTATCTATTAGTACAGACACTCATTAAGGGCATGAACAGTAAACATGTCCTGAAAACCCTGGCTTTGTGAGGTCTTTGTAATCCTAACGGACACTAAAGCTTTGTAAACCCCAGAGGATCACACAACCTTCAATTTAGgttaaaaaatcaaatttagCAATGACCTTTGCACACGACAACAACAATATTCAAGGTCTAATTTGGTTATAGAAGGGTTCCACCCATCTTCATATTTCCTGTAAATCATTGCCAACAGTATCTTATTTGTTGCCAAGCCAGTTCTTGTATCAACAAAGCACCTAGTTTTGCCACCAGTACGCTGGTAATCCTTGACTTTAGTATTATCTCTCTTAGTGGTATTAATGGGTTCTCCTATATAAGCTATTAATGCATGATCACATCTAATAAGctaagaggtttttttttaattttttattctgCACACTGTCTGATACTACAGGAGCACATTCCCAGCTCTACCTCCACACTAAAGTTTgcacttctctgtgttttccagaGCTCATAAAATGGGTCGTGATGTGAAACTGTgcctgaagaggaggagagggagagggagagggagaggaggtcAGCAACAGCGGTCTCGACAGAGGAGCCGCGGCCATAACGTGAATGCCTGATCCTCAAACTCCCAATAATCAACCATCCTGCCAAATGAAATAAAGCTACTGCGTGGCGAGAAGTGGGCACACACGGAGAATCCAAACTGTTGGACTCTTAACTCCAGGCCACCAGCTGGTGTTAAACAGAAACAGCACACTACCACTTCTACAAATGTCTCACAGCTCAGACAACAAGTTCCCCTGAATTGCTGCCTGGGctgtaaataaaactgatcTTCTAGGCCAGAAGCAGGgggctgtttttttgttcaaatgacttatgtaatgttaaaaacaaagccCTGGAGGCTCGTCAGAAATGTTAAACTTTAGCTTTAAAATACTATAAAATGGTCAGTATATTGTTTATGTGTAGTTCTGTGTATGCACCTGTAAAAGCTAACTGAACACTTTgttggttatttatttttatatgaacatGGGAATTTTTTTTGCGacattgtgtcttttttttttttttttgtaataaatatatCTGAACACTGGTGTTGCCTTGTGAGCTATTCTTTGTTAAAGCTCCTGACTGGAGAACTGAAGGACGATTACTTCCTTGGCAGGATATGAGAGGTCACTTGACCCACAGTCTCAGCTTTGGTTAATAAACTACAGGATGTGAATCAGCAACAGGCAAAGACAAACATATCTCATTCAAAACATCTGCACAAATATCTCAAAGTTACAACAGGAGCTTATCTCTAGTGTCAAATCTACAGAGTTCATGTAAAAACATTCGCTGGTGATGGTTTGTAAAACAAGACACCAGTGATGGTGCATGTTGTAATGTTGTACACGTTTATGGACTATTGTCTGGTGTTGAACAAACAGACGGACACATTCAGGTGATAAGGGCGTGGGGCACTGAAAGTGAGTGTTTATGGCGGGTGGCTGATAACCATGCTTCAAAGCAGCTCCGAGATTTCTTGTAAAGCATGTGACAGTGTagatcccacacacacacacacacacacacacacacacacacacacacacacgatactTTTGCCCTGCACTCACACCAATCTGAATAAGAGATATTGAATAACCAAGGCATGTGCCAGCCTGTGTCCTTTCCCACCAAAAGGAATTGATTTGGTCTGTTGATACAATCCCATGAGATCACTCAACGCTTCACGGCACATGATGGTAGaacagaaagtgaaagtaaGTGGCTCAACAAGCTCCTCTTTGTCACAGGCAGAGCTGGgtaaggatgttttttttccatatttggtgttttattgATGAACTCAGTGAAAGGATTGAGGTTCCTTTGAAGCCAAAAATAATTCATTGCAGATGGGATTAAACAGGATACCAACTGAGAGGATATGTGACCAGCTGTCCGGATAACTGTCTTGTTTCTGGATGGCATGCAACCAACAGAAATTCACCCTTAAAATCCTATGCACACTTACTCCAGTACTTTTCAGTACTTTTCAATTATACAGACATTGTAttacagctgtagttacttCCTGCATTGTTCAATAACAACTACCCAACAGAATGTCAATAATTAAAAGATTGCTACATCTTaaccaaatatataaaaatgcaggTTAAAGTAATCATTATATtaacacaataacaatatacaaaaacataacataacataaaaacattctgTTCTGCGATTCTGTTGTcataataaatactttttatattttaaaatatatttttctaataataGCTCTGCACTTTTACTTAGGTATAATTTAGCATACAAGCTTGTAATTGAGGATTTAGCACTACTATTGCTTCTAGACAAAACACCCCAAACCTCAATATTTACTATCAGCTAAGAAATAAACTTTGTCAAGCTTCTTGACTCTTGAACACAAATTGCAGATTTACTTCACCTTTTCTGCAACACACTACACATCCACATGTAATGCAAAGGTAAGCACAGTCTTCAATACACACTGACAACTGATTCATTAACAACTTTTAGTAGTGTGTTAATGAACAAGGTGTAATGGTGTTGTACTCACTAGTAGCAGATTTGTCTTATCTGAAGTCAAACTTTTAATTGTGTAAGGTGATGTGATTTTGAGTCTTAGGTCTTATTCTGAGGTCTGAGTTTAGGATTTTTTCTATAGTGAGTTTCCTTTTTTAACGATATAGGTTTTTCTATAGGAATTGCATTAAgattatatgaataaaaaaagaaagaaatgttttgttaaaatgCAGGAATACTCCCTCCTtaactgtaacacactgtagcCTATACTTTGAACAAACATTGGATGTTACATTCGAACACTTGCCTCTGTAATACCTGTCACTTAAGCCACATAACCATGACGCTGATGTCACAATGGTGCCACCTAGTGTCTAAAGTGCGATGTACACCAAACTTCATCGAGATCCTCATTGGGTGTAGAAGAAATGGCTCCGTCTTAGTCACTGATGGTCCATTAAGCAGCTCGATGACACAGTGTCGTATTGTTTCAAATTAACAAGGACTGTTGTCTCTCTTCACACTGACAACACCTGCCGGGACAGAGCCTGCAGGACACTGGGCGGCTTTAATGTAGTCTTTACTCCAAAGTGCTTAAAGCTCTGAGCTCTCGGTTGGGACTCTCCCAGCAGCCCACTGTCTGAGATGAGCTGTGGACTTGCAGTGTATCATTTGGTCACATGATAGAGGAGGTGATTCTTTAGCTTTTCTTGCAGCTGAAGCAGAAGTTTCttatagggggaaaaaaaaagaagaaaaaaaatgcttgcATGAGCAGCAGTAGTCACCACAAAAACCAGGAAACTAGACTGCCCAGTACTGACCACACAACTGTCTGAATGGGAAGTGACTCCGGGAAGTGAGGCACAATTTCAGCTGAACAATGAACACTGAGGACAAAATAGGAGACAAGTCGTTTGAATGTTCTCTCACACCGCTGCTCCTCTTACTATTCTCACGTAGTTAAAAGATTGAAATCAAAATCCAAACTATTCTAATGGACTCTTCATGGTCTTCATGAAAATCCAACACTGTTTATGTTAATTACTGAGGCAATGGCTGCACCTATATCAGCGCTCCTCCCTCCCTGTAATGACCTCTGCCCATCTCCACTTTCATCCAAGGAAACTGCTGACAGAGTAGGTGCATAATGGGATGGGATGGTCAGTCTATCTCtcatacatatttatacataataATGGGTGTATAAATATTCCATAACTTAAAGGATTCCAGTCTGTCACcattattatgaattattcaGCCACTGCACATGGCTGCACAGGAGATGGACCAAAGGCTGTGAGCTGTGCAAAGAAGATAGAGGTCATTTTACTGGGTGATGATGAGGTTTTGGTgaatttctcttctcttctctacctctgtgtgtgtgtgtgtgtggtgtgtgtgtgtgtgtgtgtgtgtgtaagctccCTCGGTGGACAAAGAACCTTCATTGCAGGTCTGCTAATTGGTTTGATCATCGCGAGATTCGTATCCAATTATCGCACCTACACTGCCAGCTGCGCCCCGAAGTCGATCCATTCCCATGCGTAAAATGTCCAGGAGTGCTCCAAATAGCGCACACAGTGCAGTCTGAATTTCAAGACAAACGCTGACATTTCCTTGCAAATCACCTCATGAAGAAAGATCTATTTGTATTGCAGCCATTACTGTAATGAACGTCTAGTTTTAATAGttgaataaaacagacaaaagctgACGATAAGGAAAGTTTTGTAGCAGCCGCCACAGTATTAATGTTCCTGgatgcaaaaaagaaaacaactgttACCGTTAGAAACCTGCGTCCAACTTCAGAACCCCAATTGAGGTGGTGTTTAACCGCGTGATTTTCTAGGTAAAGTTTCCTCCCTCCTGCTATTTTCCTATAAAAAAATACCCTGCTGTAGATTTGATCAGTTTGTTTCTTACCATAGCAGAGCGCGTCCACCGTCTTCTTCCGTATATATCTACCAGCGATGTTCGCTATCCCGCTACTCCTTCGTTATCTTCATGCCTGCCCGGCCGTGCGGCGTTCAGAGCTGGAGGATAAAACTGACAACAGGGTGATCCAATAGAAGGCCCGTACTGGAACgcctcagccaatcagcactcagggtgggcggggctaaCGCAATCAGGGCTGCATACCTCTCTCCTCCTGATCAAGGTGCATCTGAGTTCACAGCAGTGTCTTGCATTCTGCTCTTTGATGACAAAAGCTCAGAGGATCATCATtagacaactttttttttttactatgctAATTTTGTGATTTGGACCTATAATCTATTCGAATCTTTTTTAAAGGATGGACTAATAggtgtgttttattacttaaaTGTTTGTATCTTGTATCATgcttgaattttattttattttatcacctTTACTGTTAAGTTTTTATagtttgttatgttttatgatttttcctaatgttttttttgacagaatCAAATCagttgcaaaaaacaaacaattcaaaGAACTAGCTCTGTATATTGATTTCCTTATCACATGTGCA is a window of Seriola aureovittata isolate HTS-2021-v1 ecotype China chromosome 14, ASM2101889v1, whole genome shotgun sequence DNA encoding:
- the LOC130181701 gene encoding C-X-C motif chemokine 2-like, giving the protein MSIKQQHVAQRLSVNAKLASNMKLYLQSVCQLAFLILCCALIAVRESDSTFVPGRCLCPHTQPGVRGQLKELTVYQKSPSCSKITVIVTLKSNNEQVCLNPEAPMGRQLTRCWNRAHKMGRDVKLCLKRRRGRGRGRGGQQQRSRQRSRGHNVNA